Within the Gopherus flavomarginatus isolate rGopFla2 chromosome 8, rGopFla2.mat.asm, whole genome shotgun sequence genome, the region cggcttcggcggacctctcgcaggctgccgccgaattcgcaggactggggacctccctcaggcaagccaccgaaggcagcctacctgccatgcttgaggcggcaaaatgcctagaaccACCCCTGATCATAGGACAACATATCATAGAGTTGCTAAAGGTTGTCTCAtttgagaagaagaagaaatacatTGTAAGGTGCACAGAGACTACAATGGTGCATGAGATATAAAAACCTGGATGTAAGGTATGGTTGGATTAGATAGGGTGGGTGGGCAGATGGATAGTAAATCTCCTTCGGATTTGATGAGAAGAATCCTGTCTTACAGGAAGCAAAGAGCAACTTCCCATGAACTTAGCTTAATATTCCTCTTAATGGTTCATTGAAAAGGAGTCACCCTTTCAATTCACCTGATAGAGCTGTTGTCTTGGGCCCATGACGCTCTTGATCAGAGTTTCTACTTCCTACAGCTGCTGGTACAGAAGAGGCGGGTCTCTGTTGTCCAGTCTGCTGCAGGACCATTCTTTCTCCTAGGAGACATGTCTCACTGTCATTTGTTAGTGCAAGAAAATGATGAATTATTAATTTATGACACTGTACATCCTAAGAAGTAGGGCAATAGACGCATTTCTAGATATTCAGGTTATAGAAGACATATTGGCTGCAGCTGTGACAACCCACattttagaagagttaaatgcttgtaaattggaCCCCAAACAAATGGCTGCTTGTACATTTGATGGAGCTgaaaacttctctggaagacatggtggagtacaagcttttcTCAatgaaaagtgtaaccctaatctctcctctACACATTGCAGAGACCATCTTaatttcagtacctggaaagataatagagcaaataattaaacaatcaatttgcaaacaacaaaaagataataaggtgataagtaacagtcaccatggatttgtgaagaacaaattgtgtcaaatcaAACTAATAGCTTTCttggacagggtaacaagccttgtggctggggggcaggagcagtagacgtggtatatcttgactttaataaggcttttgatgctgtctcgcataatctcataaacaaactagagaaatacaacttAGATAGAGCTatagtgttctcctacaggtttttgtatattgctgttcctaacatctgatttgtgtccatttatccttttccttagagactgtccagtttggccgatgtacatagcagagaggcattgctggcatatgatggcgtatattacattggtggatgaacgaaccggtgatggtgtggctgatctggttaggtcctgtgatggtgttgctggtgtagatatgtgggcggagttggcatcgaggtttgttgcatggattgattcctgagctagagttactgtggtgcggtgtgcagttactggtgagaatatgtttcaggttggcagattgtcggtgggtgaggactggcctgccacccagggcCTGGGAAAGTgcgggatcattgtccaggatgggttgtagatccctgatgatgtgttggaggggttttcgctggggactgtatgtgatggccagtgaagtcctcttggtttctttcttggggttgtcttgcagtaggaggcttctgggtacacatctggctctgttgatctgtttccttatttcctcgtgcgggtattgtagttttgagaatgcttggtggagattttgtaggtgttggtctctgtctgaggggttagagcagatgcggttgtacctcagtgcttggatgTAGACAATAGATCATGTGATgcgcccaggatggaagctggaggcatgaaggtaggcatagcggttggtaggttttcggtatagggtggtgttaatgtgaccatcacttatttgcaccgtggtgtctagaaagtggacctcccgtgtagattggtccaggctgaggttgatggtggggtggaagctgttgaaatcgtggtggaatttttccagagtctccttcccatgggtccagatgatgaagatgtcatcaatgtagcgtaggtagagaaggggcgtgagtggacgagagctgaggaagcgttgttccaggtcagtcataaaaatattggcatattgtggggccatgcgggtgtccatagtggtgccactgatctggagatatatattgtcatcaaatttgaaatagttgtgtgtgaggataaaggcacagagctcagcagccagttgagctgtggcatcatcagggatactgttcctgacagcttgtattccatctgtgtgtgggatgtttgtgtagagagcctctacatccatagtggctaggatggtgttttctggaaggtcaccaatgcattgtagtttcctcaggaaatcagtggtgtcacggagatagctgggagtgctggtggcatagggtctgagtagagagtccacatatccagacagtccttcagtgagagtgccaatgcctgagatgatggggcgtccaggatttccgggtttgtggatcttgggtagtagatagaataaccctggtcggggctctaagggtatgttgatttgttccagtgttagtgtagggagtgtcctgagtagatggtgcagtttcttagtgtattcctcagtgggatctgagggaagtggcctgtagaatttggtattggagagttgtctggcggcctccttttggtagtcagacctgttcatgatgacaacagcacctcctttatcagcctctttgatgataatgtcagggtggtttctgaggctgtggatggcattgcgttctgcacgacttagattatgaggcaagcgatgttgtttttccacaatttctgcctgtgcacgtcggcggaagcattcaatgtataggtccagactgtcatttcgaccctcaggaagAGTCCATGTGgcgttcttcttcttgtgctgttggtgggagggtacctgtgtatcagtgcgctgttcagtgttgtcctgaaagtattctttgagtcggagacggcgaaagtaggcttccagatcgctgcagaactgtatcatgttagtggaggtggcagggcagaaaaagagtccccgagataggaagTGTGAGTGTATAGTTGGAGAGGAGatcaatgattaaaggtctagaaaacatgacctgtgaagaaagattgaaaatattgggtttgtttagtctggagaagatgaaaactgttatcatgtaccCCTTCAGTCTTAAGTACATAAAagcttgttacaaggaggagggaaaaaaattgtttccattaacctctgaggataggacaagaggtGTCATCAGATGCTACcgctgtggtgctctgctctgttcaatgttgatatcaattgGCTGCATGCGTGTtccccctgtgtgctgccccggctctgcacaGATacctgacacagcagaccctgagagaacccccaatgaccacaggatttagtaaggtacgaaggcacgtcgggccaggtttattgttgaagagaaacacagtctccagctttCCCGGGCATAGATGTCCGAAGTACTGCTGAGGTGCTGCTAGCTAGTACAgctgtgctccctgacaatggactcagctcagtcagtggcaggactttccactgctccctaggctggacaaagtcATCCACTGCAGGGTGCATTCTTATACAGAGGTAGAAACAAGTTACACATTGCTCCTGATATATTGAGGTGCAACCTCTCTATGTAGTAAGGTGCTGCCTCCAGggacagctctaggcaccagcaaaggaagaacctgcttggggcagcccatttgcaggggcagcagggatccagcatgggagctgagaaccaacagggggctttGGGAGCTGTAGTGCCTTGGTTACCTCCCTGcctataaagccagccctggagcagggaaagaactacatttcccagcattcccttggccactaccaactggaaagaaaggagagggacctcatgctgcagtgtgctgtgagtggagagttgcactgtgaagggtaggaataccatattttaacattcaaaaaacaggacactccattGGGAGGGAGGGTAGTCCcagcctgccaccatccactccctccaactgcctcccacagaaaccccaacccatccaacccccccctgctccttgtcccctgatcaccccctcctgggacccctgccaataactgccccccagaaccccaccccctatctaagcaccgctggtccttgtcccctgattgcctcctcccgggacccctgccccaactgccccttgggactccaccccctatctaagcactacTGGTGGGGGACAAAAGGGGGAAGGCCAGcgctgggacagcaggggtgtgtgggggggagcccagggctgggacagggggaagCCAACATTTCTTTGCTTGgtgcggcaaaaaacctagagccagccctggccgcctctcaccttgtacatgttggttcgaacaaaacaactctatccatcatattgcccttttggccctgtcattgggttgagtcagcttgttccttgttatctgtgtggagtatacaagtatgcaaatgttctgatatctggtgtccagtaccttttaggtatgtctctttttgcagtatcagccctttccttgccagtttctgtgagcagggccggcctctggctcacagcttaactttgctttatgttagcaaagtcttgaccattactttacttcaggccttaggcctcataccgggcctctaataagggtttatgtttcagggcctcatcttactataagaggcaatgggcttaaattgaagcaggggtggtttatgttggacattaggaaaaagttcctaactatgaGGTTGTTAAGCatgggaataaattgcctagggagattgtggaatcttcatcattaaaggtttttaagagcaggttagaaaatcacctgtcagggatggtctaaataatatttagtcctgacttgagtgcagaggactggactggacgacctctcaaggtcccttccagtcctatgattctacgatCTACTCAACTAGCACTAGTAtgagctgcagaatcttcaaaagacattaaaaaagccataaatttaatgtcttcattatattatACTCCTTTTTTCAAAAAGAGTCCAAAGAAACTGAACGTCTTGGAAAAAATAGAAGATgctctgggactgaagttcaaattagtccaacatGGGAATACCCattggctttctcatgagcgatccttggctgATGTCTTAAAGTTACTGCAACCATTATTGCTGGCTTTGAAAAGTATCTACCCAGATGGGATGAATCTAGGTAGTGAGGCTGGTTGACTACTTTTGCTTCTATGTTTGGAGAAGACAATCACCATTCTGTCTcatgtaagtctactgttgaaaccacttgggtcattaaacaatgccatccaggcatctgctacagtagtagtagatctttgtcgaGCAATAAAAGATATacttggatcaatcagagagatATCCATTGAAAACATACTGGAAAAAGCAAGGACTTCACTCCttgaagttgactaatgaaggaaTTTATATTGATTCCTTAAataaagaggacaagaagtgtttgttaaaccAACACTCACAAAACTACAACCGTGACTTCTGGATGTATCTTTTTCAAACGCCTGTCTTATAAAGCGTCGACAGTTGAGTGGAGGGAGgtactaccagcaatggggctgccacgTGATTAGGGCAGAATAGAGAATTTAAGCATAGAGTGGAATGTCGTAAGAAGAATGAATTAAAATTTGACGTCAGCTTCTTTTTTGTCATTACTAGTGGCTTGACCTGatctttgtgctatgtttcctgTGATGCAAGAAGGAGGAATTCTTCTCTTGCTActtccagtcacaacagctacagctgaACATTCTTTTTcatcaaaatatatttttgtgttctgaaagaagtcaccttctgcctgatcatgtgaatgaactaatgaacATGTCAACTGAAGGACTGGAAGTATTGCATTGCATTTGGAAGTACTGCATtgcattaacagagttgtgcaaaattacaaccaaaaaaaccaaGAAGAATATAGGTGTAGTATTTCATaaaaggcttgagtagccaactttaatttgtgtgatgatttaaaaatatcagttaaatctaataaaatggtcatgaaacatttttctgtttttactaTTGTGCCATAAAGCCCACCTTTGCCCTCATGGTCTCATTTCTTGGCCCTCATCGCCCTCCTGTAAATTCGAACCTCCCCACCCtccatttcaattcctggggaaaacaagTGTGCATCAAAAAAAGACTGAGTACCTTCTTTATGTTATTTTTAAACAGCTTAAGAATCTTTCAGTTTTCCTCCTAGATTTTTTCTAATGGTTCAGCATCTGGCTTTTGGGCTGCCCATTTGTGTTAGGAAAAAAATGTCCTTTGTCAACCTCTCCCCAAATAATAACACGatgacaacaacaacaataaaaaagccACAGGGAGATCTTAGTGAGAGagccaaatatttttatttataatatattaATTCATTGGAGTGCAGAAAATACTGCTATGAAAACAATTTTTAGTGGAAGCAGTGATACTATTTTACATTTAGAGTAATGTGTCAGTTTAGGAACCAACCAAAACAACCAACCTATCAAAGCAAAACTAGATTCTTCATCTCTAAATCTATCAGAGAAGCTGATTTTCTTTTAGATAAAATCAAACAAGAAACTATGAGAGAGATCAGCTCATGGTAGGAATGTTACTAAGATCACCAATCCTAATAATCATAGCAACATAGAACTAGTCTTGCAGATAAGTGGGCCGATTCCTCTGCTGGCATGAATCAGTGTTgctctattgatgtcaatggagctatgctcatttacaccagatgaggatctctCCCACAGGTGTTCTAATCATTAATGGATGTATATTTATAGGATGGAAAGGTGATTGCTAAACTGAAGGCACTACTGGCTTTTTCATAGAGAAGAAGGCACAGAAGATTCTAGGTGAATTAACAATTCATTCCTGACCTCCAGCTGAAATTAAAGCTATGATACTGTCAAACCAAACACACATTACAGCATGAGTGCTGAACTGCTACATCTTTAAATACAGTGCAGATCCAGTGTTTTAATTAGAGATGTGTTTTCATTTAAATATCTTCCCAGCTGCCTGTTGGTGCCTCCCATTCTCCAAATATCTGGTACTGTATGTTGTTTGCAGGGGGATGCCATGATTTTAGAACAGTCACAGAAATATGGTCTCTAAAGAAGTGAAGCTTCTGGAACAATCTAATATTCAGGATGGTAGTAGCTATGAGTTGTTTTCATGGTTATTTATGTAGCCCGATGGGTGTATGTAATGCTTTCCagataaataaaaaaagacaCACCACCTGCCcacagagcttgcaatctaaattagACATAACATTACTAggaaaaacactaaacaatggGAGGAGTTAAAAGGCCCGAGTAAACTGCAGGATTACAATGGCAATGGGATGTGTTTATTGGAGCTGAGTGGAAAGCAGGAACAAGTTTCATATAATTTTCATGAAATACTTTCTTCCTTATTTTgataaaaaattgaaattttgacTGAAAAgttcaacattttgaaaaatttcagccagctctaaattgtgaattttgtcattgacattcaaaatttgtcaaaactgtgaatttcaaaaatatttcaaggAGCTGTATTATTTatgattatatttattatttgaattatcATAGCACTTAGGAGCCTCTGTCATGGAACAGGAGCCCAGTGGACTAGACGCTATGTTATCTCTGTCTATTTCTTTAGTGAATGTATTGATATTTGGGCTCAGAGTTTGGAAAGAGGGCAGAAGTGGTGATGTGGGGTGAAAttatagccccactgaagtcaatggaaaaactcccattgatttcaatggggccaggatttcattcatgGTCATTATAATACCTAGTCTAAAGCCCTACAAAACACTGTTTGCTAGTAATCACAGTGTGGAAATAGTGCTTAGGAAAACCTAGAGTGTTCGCAAATCAATTCCTTGGCTaatccttcctttcctccctcatGTACTGGACTCACACTTTAATGAAGATCCAAGTCTGGATAAAGGAGGAAACCTGTGAAAGTAGAATCATTGATATTATCAGCATAGACaccattgttttctttttcttcttctccatACACTTGAAGCCAAACTTCTTCTCCGGCACTCAGGTGAAGCAAAACAGACCCAGAAGCTTGGTCGACATTGTTTTTCTGGAACTGATCATAGGTGAATAGCACTGCCTTGTCCTTCTTGTACAGACTGACTTTCACATCTGTTAAATACACAGTGAGGTGGTATGTGAAATAGTACAGGCCTGGGATGCTGCAGCGGAACTTCCCCGTGGTTTCATCGTAGTGATTTTGTTCGTTGTAGAAGATTTTTGTGAATCTGATGGGAATGTTGGGGACAGGGGCTCTGCTGGTGAGCCCAACACTGAAAGCCGATCGGTAAACATAAGCaccttctcccttctcccctttcATCCCTGGGATTCCTGGAAATCCTCTTGGGCCTTCAGTGCCAGGAGCTCCTACCTCTCCAGTATCCCCTTTGGGGCCTGGCTCACCTATAAGAGAAAATTATTTTGATTAGAATGACCATATTGGGAATTTCCAACAATAAACCAAATCAGATTCATGTCAGCATATGTGCTGATATAATAGTTCTATAGTAGGAGATGATAAAATCCCTGTTTGAGAACAGTGGGAGAGGTTGAGTGGTGGCCAGTTGGGCAATTTTTAATAGGCTTACTAATGCCTATTGAAAACAGGCCCATGAGATTTTAAATCCTTATTCAAAAGgcttccaaaaaaaaaacaacccctccagcatggagctCAATTTATCTCAGACAAACAAAGGGTTGACTCAACCCTGCCGGAATTCACACCCATACTTCAATGGAGTGTAGCTATTTCAAATCTGATGCTTAGCTTCATTGAGTCGTCTCCTCTGGTTGCAGTGGATACTGCTGCAGTGGTCGGTTGGTGTTCTTTGGGACTATTATTTGCACCCTCCATGGACATATATGGCACACTTTTAGTCCCATCATAAAATCCACTTTGAAGTTTTTGCTGTTACAATTTTTTATGTTTAATTATTTTACTGGTTTTCATAAAGAAACAGACAATGAAAAGGACAAAAAGGGAATGACTTACAGCTAGTGTATGTTTCCAAATACCGCATGCGTCATGGGATCGCCAATAGAATGATGGAATTACACAGTTTTACAAGCTATCAAAGCTGCAAGACCTGACCAGACAATTCTGCATAGACATAACGTGTTAGGTGGGGGTAACAGTAATAAAACAGGAGAAGCCAAGCATAAataaggagagggaaggaggggaccGGACAAGGGCAGGGCACACAGGAGAGGAGGGGTTAGGCGGAATGAAGATCTGCCATATTTTGAGCCATCACAACATTTTTATCCAAAAAGGTGGGGGGatctacatttttttcaaaacaatatAATTGCTCTCTACGGCCATAAGCTATTCTTTCTTTGGCTGCTAACTCAGACAGATTCAAACACCACTGCTTTATGTTGGGCATAAGACTATTCTTccatttttgtaaaatcatgcACTTGATGATCACTGCTGCCCTCAAAACTCAATGACTTTATGGCACAGTTAAACCCAGCTTAGCAGATAAATAACCTAGGATATCATTTTCAGCTGAAGCTGAGCATTATTTTAACTCTTGTGGCTGCCTCTTTCCACAGCTGCCTGACTGTTGGACAATCCCATTGTATATGCATCAGAGTTCCTTTTTCTTTATTACAGCACCCACAAACATCAGAGGATACGGCCTTTCGCAACCTGTGTTTTGTTGCAGCAAGGGCCACCTGTAATCCACcgaagcatttttaatttttttgtaatatGCTCTGCCATTGGGGTTCTTTTAAGGGCAGTGATAAATCCCCTTCCCACACTTTCTCAAAGAGCTTCAGACTAATCAAGTTCCTCTTCATTAACAAAGTATGCATAATGGACATGGTCCTGGGGAGTTTTTGGAGTAGTTTTAAGGTTCTCAGTACTTCTGGGCCTCGGGCAGTCTTAGGTCATCTGGACCAAATTGATACGTTAGCAAATGTCTGAACTGAAAGTACTGCCACTCCGCTGAGATCAGCAGATTATAACTTTGTTTTAGTGTAAGAAAAGGGACAAAGCCCTCATAACTAACTAATTTGGAAATCCATACGATACCCAGCTAGTACTTCCAAATTGTAGGTTTGTTCCCAATTTGCATGTCTCGGTTGTCCCAAATA harbors:
- the ADIPOQ gene encoding adiponectin, translated to MTILSTAFLNGLQRTIQDSKAAEFTMKLVPNLLLCLLLLVKLYHTETADEEPQPPKEPCANWMGGAPGYPGHNGVPGRDGKDGKDGQKGENGEPGEPGPKGDTGEVGAPGTEGPRGFPGIPGMKGEKGEGAYVYRSAFSVGLTSRAPVPNIPIRFTKIFYNEQNHYDETTGKFRCSIPGLYYFTYHLTVYLTDVKVSLYKKDKAVLFTYDQFQKNNVDQASGSVLLHLSAGEEVWLQVYGEEEKENNGVYADNINDSTFTGFLLYPDLDLH